The segment TCCCCAGCGCGCGAGCGCGTCGCGCGGCGAGCATGTCCCACACGCTGTCCCCCACCACCAGGCAGTCCTCGATTGGCGTGCGGAGCCGTCGCGCCGCGAACAAGAACAGATCCGGATCCGGTTTCGCCCGCGAGACGTCGTCGCGCGTCACGACCGGGACGTCGTCCGGAATGCCCAAGGTTCGCACCGCCGGGTGCGCCGTGGCCAGGCGTCCGCTCGTGGCGATGGACCACGGCACGCCGTCGCGCGTCAGGGTCCTGAGCAGCTCCCGGGCCCCGGGCAGAGGGCGTACGCGGTCGGCCAGGGCCGCATACGCCCGCTCGTGATTGTCCTGGATGTCGCGGATTTGCGCCGGCGTGAGTCTGTGACCGAGTTCGCGCGCGAGCGCGTTCACAAACAGCCCGCCGCTCATGCCGATCCGGCGATGAATGCGCCACACGGAGAGTTCGATGCCGGCCCCTTCGAGCGCGGCGTGCCACACGGTCGCGTGATGGTACACGCTGTCCACGAGCGTGCCGTCGAGATCGAAGACGAACGCGATTCGCGCTCCGTCCGCCGTCGTGTCCACGGCGTCGCCCCCGCGCCGATCCATGTTCCGACCTCCACCCGGCGCGCCCGCGCAGCCGCAGCCGCCGTCAGCATCACCGGCTCTCCGCTCGGATTCATTGGCTCCGGGCGTCCATCCTGCTACGTAGCCCGGGACCGCGACCGATCCCCCCGCAAGGAGGTCTCTTCCTGCAAAGACCCGAACAGCTTAGGACCAAGTAGCCCCGGTGCTTAGGGCCGGACGTCACCTGGTGTGGGGGGAGGAGTGGACGGCATGCGCAAACGCAACCTGCTGGTTACGCTCGTGCTCTGTGGTCTCCTCGGGATGGTCGCGTTCACCGCGCCCGTACCCGCGGCTACCGTTGGACCGGTGACTGACGCGATGGGCGTCGTCCAGATCGGTCCGGGACAGCCGGTCGTCATCGCCACATGGCTCGTGACGTCGGGGCCGAACGCCGCGCTGGGGACGGACAGCCAGCGGGGGGTCGAGATCGCGATCGATGACCAGGGGGGCAAGCTCCTCGGCCACCCGATCAAGCTGGAGGCCAACGACGACGGGTGTGCCGCCGAAGGCGGACAGACGGCCGCCCAGAAGATCGCGGCCGATCCGAACGTCGTGGCCGCGATCGGCGGCAGCTGCTCGAGCGCGACCGTGCCGGGCGCGCCGATCCTCTGGAAGGCCGGAATCGTCGACGTGTCCCCGTCGGCCACAGCCCCGCTCCTGACGGCGGCCAACCGCGGCCCTGACCTGAACGGGTTCCTGCGGACCGCCCACAACGATAAGACCCAGGGCGAAGTCGCCGCCACGTTCGCGCGACAGGTGCTGAAGAAGACCCGTGCGGCGACGATCCACGACGGCAGCCCGTACGCCCTGGGGCTGGCGAACGCGTTCGCGGACAACTTCAAGAGGATGGGCGGCACGATCACGTCGCAGGAAGCCATCTCGGTCGGCGACACCGATATGAAGCCCGTGCTGACGCGCATCGCCACCGGCAAACCGGACATGATCTTCTATCCGATCTTCGTGGCCGAGGGCGGGTTGATCACGAGGCAGGCCAAGGAAGTCGCGGGTCTCGCGAACGTGACGCTGTTCGGCGCGGACGGCCTGTTCACGCCGGACTTCCTCAAGGCCGCCGGGGCATCGGCGAAGGGGATGTATTGGAGCAGCCCCGACCTGACCCCGCAGACGCTGGGCCCCGCTTATTCCTCGGTGTTCCTGCCGAAGTACCTGAAGAAGTACGGCGAGAAGCCGACCGCGGCGTTCCACCCGCATTCGTATGATGCCGCGAACATCATCTTCGCCGCGATCAAGAAAGTGGCGAAGAACCAGGGCGGCACCCTGTACATCGGGCGG is part of the bacterium genome and harbors:
- a CDS encoding HAD family hydrolase, whose product is MDRRGGDAVDTTADGARIAFVFDLDGTLVDSVYHHATVWHAALEGAGIELSVWRIHRRIGMSGGLFVNALARELGHRLTPAQIRDIQDNHERAYAALADRVRPLPGARELLRTLTRDGVPWSIATSGRLATAHPAVRTLGIPDDVPVVTRDDVSRAKPDPDLFLFAARRLRTPIEDCLVVGDSVWDMLAARRARALGIGLLSGGYGREELERAGAYRVYEDPADLLRHLDEVGVRPPGAEQS
- a CDS encoding branched-chain amino acid ABC transporter substrate-binding protein produces the protein MRKRNLLVTLVLCGLLGMVAFTAPVPAATVGPVTDAMGVVQIGPGQPVVIATWLVTSGPNAALGTDSQRGVEIAIDDQGGKLLGHPIKLEANDDGCAAEGGQTAAQKIAADPNVVAAIGGSCSSATVPGAPILWKAGIVDVSPSATAPLLTAANRGPDLNGFLRTAHNDKTQGEVAATFARQVLKKTRAATIHDGSPYALGLANAFADNFKRMGGTITSQEAISVGDTDMKPVLTRIATGKPDMIFYPIFVAEGGLITRQAKEVAGLANVTLFGADGLFTPDFLKAAGASAKGMYWSSPDLTPQTLGPAYSSVFLPKYLKKYGEKPTAAFHPHSYDAANIIFAAIKKVAKNQGGTLYIGRKALRDALFATKGFKGLTGTITCNQYGDCADPHIAVYQSVAADPANFVPGTDPKKVYPMK